A genomic segment from Mustela lutreola isolate mMusLut2 chromosome 15, mMusLut2.pri, whole genome shotgun sequence encodes:
- the NDUFAF8 gene encoding NADH dehydrogenase [ubiquinone] 1 alpha subcomplex assembly factor 8 isoform X1 produces MLPVTVRPRPRPRSRTPSNQRARLAQMANRSRRAGPCAEPTDNLSLSQSEVPIQDRQIQEPLAELGQTRHRPGKGAGTEAWPIKNRRDGCGRKARLSSRRTPEEDGPKMAAPRGAGRNRSCRGTERCGGACEAASAPSPSASQPVGPRPRRARGEAFRMDEPARHFRLLPQGAEPGGAHGPKGQTAETPEALRAERTGAGGELVLLRRACEGSG; encoded by the exons ATGTTGCCGGTCACCGTCCGGCCCCGCCCGCGGCCACGGTCCCGGACCCCCTCCAATCAGCGCGCGCGCCTGGCCCAGATGGCCAATCGCTCGCGCAGGGCGGGGCCCTGCGCCGAGCCGACAGATAACTTGAGCCTGAGCCAATCTGAAGTCCCAATCCAAGACAGACAAATCCAAGAGCCACTTGCAGAGCTCGGCCAGACCCGACACCGCCCCGGAAAAGGGGCGGGCACTGAAGCCTGGCCAATCAAGAACCGCAGGGACGGTTGCGGGCGGAAGGCGCGCCTATCGAGCCGCCGGACGCCGGAAGAGGACGGGCCCAAGATGGCGGCGCCCAGAGGTGCCGGGAGGAACCGCTCATGTCGGGGAACGGAGCGGTGTGGGGGCGCGTGCGAAGCCGCCTCCGCGCCTTCCCCGAGCGCCTCGCAGCCTGTGGGGCCGAG GCCAAGAAGAGCCCGAGGGGAGGCCTTTAGGATGGACGAGCCCGCACGGCACTTCCGTCTGCTGCCCCAGGGAGCAGAGCCCGGCGGCGCCCACGGCCCCAAAGGGCAAACGGCGGAAACACCCGAAGCGCTCAGAGCCGAGAGGACTGGGGCAGGGGGCGAACTGGTGCTCCTGCGCCGCGCGTGTGAGGGTTCGGGTTAG
- the NDUFAF8 gene encoding NADH dehydrogenase [ubiquinone] 1 alpha subcomplex assembly factor 8 isoform X3: MSGNGAVWGRVRSRLRAFPERLAACGAEAAAYGRCVQASTTPGGRLTKDLCAREFEALRSCFAAAAKKSPRGGL; this comes from the exons ATGTCGGGGAACGGAGCGGTGTGGGGGCGCGTGCGAAGCCGCCTCCGCGCCTTCCCCGAGCGCCTCGCAGCCTGTGGGGCCGAG GCCGCGGCCTACGGCAGGTGCGTGCAGGCGTCCACGACCCCCGGCGGCCGCCTGACGAAGGATCTGTGCGCGCGGGAGTTCGAGGCCCTGCGGAGCTGCTTCGCCGCCGCG GCCAAGAAGAGCCCGAGGGGAGGCCTTTAG
- the NDUFAF8 gene encoding NADH dehydrogenase [ubiquinone] 1 alpha subcomplex assembly factor 8 isoform X2 has product MSGNGAVWGRVRSRLRAFPERLAACGAEAAAYGRCVQASTTPGGRLTKDLCAREFEALRSCFAAATCPFCRTPRHLGAA; this is encoded by the exons ATGTCGGGGAACGGAGCGGTGTGGGGGCGCGTGCGAAGCCGCCTCCGCGCCTTCCCCGAGCGCCTCGCAGCCTGTGGGGCCGAG GCCGCGGCCTACGGCAGGTGCGTGCAGGCGTCCACGACCCCCGGCGGCCGCCTGACGAAGGATCTGTGCGCGCGGGAGTTCGAGGCCCTGCGGAGCTGCTTCGCCGCCGCG ACGTGCCCCTTCTGCCGGACTCCACGGCACTTGGGAGCAGCGTGA
- the TEPSIN gene encoding AP-4 complex accessory subunit tepsin isoform X1: protein MAAAPLLRDRLSFLQRLPVLLKGTSDDDVPCPGYLFEEIAKISHESLGSSQCLLEYLLNRLHSGSGRVKLKVLKILLHLCAHGSAASLLILKRNPAFIQEAAVFSGPPDPLHGNSLSQKVRAAAQDLGSALFSDSVSPPPPSQPPRALPPAGMGSQSRPQSALQGFGYSKERGHVGSAGEAFLSTIQKAAEVVANAVRPGPESPRTQSSLPRGDAYQPAVTLSASHGGPGAGKPLSGALPGARGSGAREGRVRQVRGRPISPPVPSRTVLRPQPGQAGGGWDEPDSSSSSQTSSRDSGEPSKASDSGSRSGSDSPSAASQAPSDLAERVEAVSPSDCRQERSLVQTVTRGPRAFLSREEAQCFIKECGLLNCEAVLELLTRRLDGTSECVQMRALGAIASLGHTDLLSQEHILLLTRPRLQELSAGSPGPVTNKATKILRHFEASCRQRPPARRPPAELGPAAAPMGPSDLLTDAVPFAGSQAFLRPLSPTLLSPKSSARSPPSDGSSLSVHGESGEAETRLKGPREQGAPSEWSPLGTGSPKGSPALSREPGHGLQSPAASGGCSSLFVGMELVACPRLVGAGTTTGEAPQAPRTLSQKVAAREPPGPESSAFPFLNS from the exons ATGGCGGCCGCGCCGCTGCTGCGGGACCGTCTGAGCTTCCTGCAGCGG CTCCCGGTCCTGCTGAAGGGAACGTCCGACGACGATGTCCCGTGTCCCGGCTACTTGTTCGAGGAGATCGCTA AGATCTCCCACGAGTCCCTGGGCAGCAGCCAGTGCCTCCTGGAGTACCTTCTGAACCGTCTGCACAGCGGCTCCGGCCGCGTGAAGCTCAAG GTGCTGAAGATCCTGCTCCACCTGTGTGCCCACGGCTCCGCGGCGTCCCTGCTTATCCTCAAACGCAACCCGGCTTTCATCCAGGAAGCCGCAG TGTTCTCAGGGCCCCCGGATCCTCTCCATGGGAACAGCTTGTCCCAGAAGGTGCGCGCGGCTGCCCAG GACTTGGGGAGCGCCCTGTTCTCTGACAGCGTGTcgcctccacctccctcccagcCGCCCAGGGCCCTGCCTCCAGCGG GCATGGGCTCGCAGTCCAGACCCCAGAGCGCCCTCCAGGGCTTCGGCTACAGCAAGGAACGGGGCCACGTGG gcTCTGCGGGCGAAGCCTTCCTCTCCACCATCCAGAAGGCTGCAGAGGTGGTGGCCAACGCTGTGCGTCCTGGGCCCGAGAGCCCCCGCACCCAGAGCTCCCTACCGCGGGGAGATGCCTACCAGCCGGCCGTGACACTTTCAGCCAGCCACGGGGGCCCGGGTGCTGGGAAGCCGCTCTCTGGTGCCCTCCCGGGTGCCCGAGGAAGTG GTGCCCGGGAGGGACGTGTGAGGCAGGTCAGAGGCCGCCCGATCTCACCCCCAGTCCCGTCTCGCACAGTCCTGAGACCCCAGCCTGGGCAGGCTGGAGGGGGCTGGGACGAGCCAGACAGCAGCTCCAGCTCGCAGACGTCCTCCCGGGACAGCGGAGAGCCGAGCAAGGCCTCGGACTCAGGCAGTCGGTCTGGCAGTGACAGCCCCTCGgcggccagccaggcacccagcgACCTGGCAGAGCG GGTGGAGGCCGTGTCCCCGAGTGACTGCCGGCAGGAGCGGAGCCTGGTCCAGACTGTGACGCGTGGGCCACGTGCCTTTCTGAGCCGAGAGGAGGCCCAATGCTTCATCAAAGA GTGTGGGCTGCTCAACTGTGAGGCTGTGCTGGAGCTGCTGACCCGCCGCCTGGACGGGACCAGCGAGTGCGTGCAGATG AGAGCGCTGGGCGCCATTGCATCTCTGGGGCACACCGACCTGCTCTCCCAGGAGCACATCCTGCTTCTCACCCGGCCGCGGCTACAGGAGCTCAGTGCGGGCAGCCCGGGACCTGTGACCAACAAGGCCACCAAG ATCCTGAGGCACTTCGAAGCCTCCTGCCGACAGCGGCCCCCAGCCCGGAGGCCCCCGGCTGAGCTGGGCCCCGCTGCTGCCCCCATGGGCCCGTCTGACCTGCTGACCGATGCTGTGCCTTTTGCTGGGAGCCAAGCCTTCCTGCGGCCCCTGAGCCCCACCCTCCTGTCGCCCAAGAGCTCCGCGCGGTCCCCTCCCTCGGATGGCTCCTCCCTCTCAGTTCACGGGGAGTCTGGGGAGGCGGAGACCAGACTGAAAGGTCCCAGAGAGCAGGGGGCCCCCTCTGAGTGGAGCCCATTGGGCACAGGCTCCCCAAAAGGATCACCAGCACTTAGCCGGGAGCCCGGCCACGGCCTGCAGAGCCCGGCGGCCAGTGGTGGCTGTAGCTCCTTGTTCGTCGGAATGGAGCTGGTGGCTTGTCCCCGCCTGGTGGGGGCCGGGACTACCACAGGAGAGGCCCCCCAGGCCCCGCGGACGTTGTCACAGAAGGTGGCAGCGAGAGAGCCTCCTGGCCCAGAGTCGTCCGCTTTCCCGTTTCTAAACTCATGA
- the TEPSIN gene encoding AP-4 complex accessory subunit tepsin isoform X3, whose product MAAAPLLRDRLSFLQRLPVLLKGTSDDDVPCPGYLFEEIAKISHESLGSSQCLLEYLLNRLHSGSGRVKLKVLKILLHLCAHGSAASLLILKRNPAFIQEAAVFSGPPDPLHGNSLSQKVRAAAQDLGSALFSDSVSPPPPSQPPRALPPAGSAGEAFLSTIQKAAEVVANAVRPGPESPRTQSSLPRGDAYQPAVTLSASHGGPGAGKPLSGALPGARGSGAREGRVRQVRGRPISPPVPSRTVLRPQPGQAGGGWDEPDSSSSSQTSSRDSGEPSKASDSGSRSGSDSPSAASQAPSDLAERVEAVSPSDCRQERSLVQTVTRGPRAFLSREEAQCFIKECGLLNCEAVLELLTRRLDGTSECVQMRALGAIASLGHTDLLSQEHILLLTRPRLQELSAGSPGPVTNKATKILRHFEASCRQRPPARRPPAELGPAAAPMGPSDLLTDAVPFAGSQAFLRPLSPTLLSPKSSARSPPSDGSSLSVHGESGEAETRLKGPREQGAPSEWSPLGTGSPKGSPALSREPGHGLQSPAASGGCSSLFVGMELVACPRLVGAGTTTGEAPQAPRTLSQKVAAREPPGPESSAFPFLNS is encoded by the exons ATGGCGGCCGCGCCGCTGCTGCGGGACCGTCTGAGCTTCCTGCAGCGG CTCCCGGTCCTGCTGAAGGGAACGTCCGACGACGATGTCCCGTGTCCCGGCTACTTGTTCGAGGAGATCGCTA AGATCTCCCACGAGTCCCTGGGCAGCAGCCAGTGCCTCCTGGAGTACCTTCTGAACCGTCTGCACAGCGGCTCCGGCCGCGTGAAGCTCAAG GTGCTGAAGATCCTGCTCCACCTGTGTGCCCACGGCTCCGCGGCGTCCCTGCTTATCCTCAAACGCAACCCGGCTTTCATCCAGGAAGCCGCAG TGTTCTCAGGGCCCCCGGATCCTCTCCATGGGAACAGCTTGTCCCAGAAGGTGCGCGCGGCTGCCCAG GACTTGGGGAGCGCCCTGTTCTCTGACAGCGTGTcgcctccacctccctcccagcCGCCCAGGGCCCTGCCTCCAGCGG gcTCTGCGGGCGAAGCCTTCCTCTCCACCATCCAGAAGGCTGCAGAGGTGGTGGCCAACGCTGTGCGTCCTGGGCCCGAGAGCCCCCGCACCCAGAGCTCCCTACCGCGGGGAGATGCCTACCAGCCGGCCGTGACACTTTCAGCCAGCCACGGGGGCCCGGGTGCTGGGAAGCCGCTCTCTGGTGCCCTCCCGGGTGCCCGAGGAAGTG GTGCCCGGGAGGGACGTGTGAGGCAGGTCAGAGGCCGCCCGATCTCACCCCCAGTCCCGTCTCGCACAGTCCTGAGACCCCAGCCTGGGCAGGCTGGAGGGGGCTGGGACGAGCCAGACAGCAGCTCCAGCTCGCAGACGTCCTCCCGGGACAGCGGAGAGCCGAGCAAGGCCTCGGACTCAGGCAGTCGGTCTGGCAGTGACAGCCCCTCGgcggccagccaggcacccagcgACCTGGCAGAGCG GGTGGAGGCCGTGTCCCCGAGTGACTGCCGGCAGGAGCGGAGCCTGGTCCAGACTGTGACGCGTGGGCCACGTGCCTTTCTGAGCCGAGAGGAGGCCCAATGCTTCATCAAAGA GTGTGGGCTGCTCAACTGTGAGGCTGTGCTGGAGCTGCTGACCCGCCGCCTGGACGGGACCAGCGAGTGCGTGCAGATG AGAGCGCTGGGCGCCATTGCATCTCTGGGGCACACCGACCTGCTCTCCCAGGAGCACATCCTGCTTCTCACCCGGCCGCGGCTACAGGAGCTCAGTGCGGGCAGCCCGGGACCTGTGACCAACAAGGCCACCAAG ATCCTGAGGCACTTCGAAGCCTCCTGCCGACAGCGGCCCCCAGCCCGGAGGCCCCCGGCTGAGCTGGGCCCCGCTGCTGCCCCCATGGGCCCGTCTGACCTGCTGACCGATGCTGTGCCTTTTGCTGGGAGCCAAGCCTTCCTGCGGCCCCTGAGCCCCACCCTCCTGTCGCCCAAGAGCTCCGCGCGGTCCCCTCCCTCGGATGGCTCCTCCCTCTCAGTTCACGGGGAGTCTGGGGAGGCGGAGACCAGACTGAAAGGTCCCAGAGAGCAGGGGGCCCCCTCTGAGTGGAGCCCATTGGGCACAGGCTCCCCAAAAGGATCACCAGCACTTAGCCGGGAGCCCGGCCACGGCCTGCAGAGCCCGGCGGCCAGTGGTGGCTGTAGCTCCTTGTTCGTCGGAATGGAGCTGGTGGCTTGTCCCCGCCTGGTGGGGGCCGGGACTACCACAGGAGAGGCCCCCCAGGCCCCGCGGACGTTGTCACAGAAGGTGGCAGCGAGAGAGCCTCCTGGCCCAGAGTCGTCCGCTTTCCCGTTTCTAAACTCATGA
- the TEPSIN gene encoding AP-4 complex accessory subunit tepsin isoform X2, whose amino-acid sequence MAAAPLLRDRLSFLQRLPVLLKGTSDDDVPCPGYLFEEIAKISHESLGSSQCLLEYLLNRLHSGSGRVKLKVLKILLHLCAHGSAASLLILKRNPAFIQEAAVFSGPPDPLHGNSLSQKVRAAAQDLGSALFSDSVSPPPPSQPPRALPPAGMGSQSRPQSALQGFGYSKERGHVGSAGEAFLSTIQKAAEVVANAVRPGPESPRTQSSLPRGDAYQPAVTLSASHGGPGAGKPLSGALPGARGSVLRPQPGQAGGGWDEPDSSSSSQTSSRDSGEPSKASDSGSRSGSDSPSAASQAPSDLAERVEAVSPSDCRQERSLVQTVTRGPRAFLSREEAQCFIKECGLLNCEAVLELLTRRLDGTSECVQMRALGAIASLGHTDLLSQEHILLLTRPRLQELSAGSPGPVTNKATKILRHFEASCRQRPPARRPPAELGPAAAPMGPSDLLTDAVPFAGSQAFLRPLSPTLLSPKSSARSPPSDGSSLSVHGESGEAETRLKGPREQGAPSEWSPLGTGSPKGSPALSREPGHGLQSPAASGGCSSLFVGMELVACPRLVGAGTTTGEAPQAPRTLSQKVAAREPPGPESSAFPFLNS is encoded by the exons ATGGCGGCCGCGCCGCTGCTGCGGGACCGTCTGAGCTTCCTGCAGCGG CTCCCGGTCCTGCTGAAGGGAACGTCCGACGACGATGTCCCGTGTCCCGGCTACTTGTTCGAGGAGATCGCTA AGATCTCCCACGAGTCCCTGGGCAGCAGCCAGTGCCTCCTGGAGTACCTTCTGAACCGTCTGCACAGCGGCTCCGGCCGCGTGAAGCTCAAG GTGCTGAAGATCCTGCTCCACCTGTGTGCCCACGGCTCCGCGGCGTCCCTGCTTATCCTCAAACGCAACCCGGCTTTCATCCAGGAAGCCGCAG TGTTCTCAGGGCCCCCGGATCCTCTCCATGGGAACAGCTTGTCCCAGAAGGTGCGCGCGGCTGCCCAG GACTTGGGGAGCGCCCTGTTCTCTGACAGCGTGTcgcctccacctccctcccagcCGCCCAGGGCCCTGCCTCCAGCGG GCATGGGCTCGCAGTCCAGACCCCAGAGCGCCCTCCAGGGCTTCGGCTACAGCAAGGAACGGGGCCACGTGG gcTCTGCGGGCGAAGCCTTCCTCTCCACCATCCAGAAGGCTGCAGAGGTGGTGGCCAACGCTGTGCGTCCTGGGCCCGAGAGCCCCCGCACCCAGAGCTCCCTACCGCGGGGAGATGCCTACCAGCCGGCCGTGACACTTTCAGCCAGCCACGGGGGCCCGGGTGCTGGGAAGCCGCTCTCTGGTGCCCTCCCGGGTGCCCGAGGAAGTG TCCTGAGACCCCAGCCTGGGCAGGCTGGAGGGGGCTGGGACGAGCCAGACAGCAGCTCCAGCTCGCAGACGTCCTCCCGGGACAGCGGAGAGCCGAGCAAGGCCTCGGACTCAGGCAGTCGGTCTGGCAGTGACAGCCCCTCGgcggccagccaggcacccagcgACCTGGCAGAGCG GGTGGAGGCCGTGTCCCCGAGTGACTGCCGGCAGGAGCGGAGCCTGGTCCAGACTGTGACGCGTGGGCCACGTGCCTTTCTGAGCCGAGAGGAGGCCCAATGCTTCATCAAAGA GTGTGGGCTGCTCAACTGTGAGGCTGTGCTGGAGCTGCTGACCCGCCGCCTGGACGGGACCAGCGAGTGCGTGCAGATG AGAGCGCTGGGCGCCATTGCATCTCTGGGGCACACCGACCTGCTCTCCCAGGAGCACATCCTGCTTCTCACCCGGCCGCGGCTACAGGAGCTCAGTGCGGGCAGCCCGGGACCTGTGACCAACAAGGCCACCAAG ATCCTGAGGCACTTCGAAGCCTCCTGCCGACAGCGGCCCCCAGCCCGGAGGCCCCCGGCTGAGCTGGGCCCCGCTGCTGCCCCCATGGGCCCGTCTGACCTGCTGACCGATGCTGTGCCTTTTGCTGGGAGCCAAGCCTTCCTGCGGCCCCTGAGCCCCACCCTCCTGTCGCCCAAGAGCTCCGCGCGGTCCCCTCCCTCGGATGGCTCCTCCCTCTCAGTTCACGGGGAGTCTGGGGAGGCGGAGACCAGACTGAAAGGTCCCAGAGAGCAGGGGGCCCCCTCTGAGTGGAGCCCATTGGGCACAGGCTCCCCAAAAGGATCACCAGCACTTAGCCGGGAGCCCGGCCACGGCCTGCAGAGCCCGGCGGCCAGTGGTGGCTGTAGCTCCTTGTTCGTCGGAATGGAGCTGGTGGCTTGTCCCCGCCTGGTGGGGGCCGGGACTACCACAGGAGAGGCCCCCCAGGCCCCGCGGACGTTGTCACAGAAGGTGGCAGCGAGAGAGCCTCCTGGCCCAGAGTCGTCCGCTTTCCCGTTTCTAAACTCATGA